TTGAGCGAAAATGCTCTGAGAGCGTGACACGGGTGTGGCGCCGCACGGCGCGATAAGGTGTCGCGGCTTTCGCTGTATTTACATAGGTTGCAGAGAGAAAGGGCGGGCAGGATGCCCGGCCCTTTGGAACACGGGGAGGAAGACGGTGGAGGATAAAAGCCAAAAGGCCTTTCTCATACTGAACAGCCTCTTTGTGGGCAGTCTGGTCATCGCCTCGGTTTTGGCAAGCAAGATCATCACGGTTTTTGGGTTAGTGGTGCCCGCGGGCGTGCTGGCCTACTGCGTGACCTTTGTGGTCACCGACGTGATCGGTGAACTTTGGGGCCGGGAAAAGGCAAAAACGGTGGTTTTGGGAGGGTTTGTCGCACTTGTCTTTTCCCTGCTTTTGGTGCGCCTCGCCTTGATGTGGCCTTCAGCGCCGTTTTGGCCACATGAGCCGGCCTTTCGAACTGTTTTGGACAGTACGTCCCGCATCATCGTGGCCTCCTTCGGCGCCTATCTTCTCAGCCAATACCACGACGTGTGGGTCTTTCACCTGCTGCGTCGGCTCTCGGGAGGAAAACATCTGTGGCTGCGAAACAATGCCTCCACAGCCGTCTCCCAGCTCATTGACACCGTGGTCTTCATTACCATCGCCTTTTATGGGGTCATGCCCATCGCTCCCTTGATTCTTGGCCAATGGATTATCAAGCTCGGCATCGCGTTTCTGGACACGCCGGTCATCTACGCCGTCGTCTGGGTGCTCAAGACGCGCCGATGGGCTCCGGCGGGCTCGGTTCTTCCCACACCCTCCACCCGATGAGGCTTTTTCCATGATGGGCCAGGGGCCCCAAAAGCCTGGGGAACACCAGCTCAAGAGGGCCTGGGTATTCCTCAAACCCTTGGTGGGCCGCTATGCGTGGCGCTTGGTATTCGGCTTTTTGTGCCTGGCTGTGGTGGACCTGTTGCAACTGTGGATTCCTCGCGTCATGAAACACGCCGTGGACGGGGTTTCCACCGGCGAAGATTCCGGCTGGCTGGCCGTGCGGGTGGCTCAGATCGTCGTCTTGGCCCTGATCATTGCCGTCCTGAGGTATTTCTGGCGGTATTTCCTTTTGGGTTTTTCGCGGCTTCTGGAAAAGGATATTCGCCGAACCATGCTGGCCCATGTGCTCACCCTGGACCGCACGGCCCTGCACGGGCGAAGCCCCGGCGATATTTTGGCCCTTTCCGGAAACGACCTCGCTTCGGTGCAGCTTGCCGCGGGCATGGGGCTGGTGGCTTTCGTGGATGCGATCTTTATGAGCCTGGCCGCATTGGCCTTTATGGCCGCCCTCCATGGAACATTGACGGCCGTCGCCGTTGCTCCCCTCCCCTTTCTGGCCCTGGCCACGCGATCCTTATCGGGCCGGCTGCATGCGCGCTTTGTGAAGGTTCAGGAAAAGTTTTCCGAACTCACCGAATGCGCGCGCACCACGCTCACATCCATTCGCTTGTTCAAGGCGTATAATCAAGAAGAGTCGCAAACGGCGCGATTTGATGCGCTGGGTCGTGCCTATGTGCACCACAACCTGCGGGCGGCCATAGTGGAAGGGACCCTTTTCCCCTTCGCCGGCCTGGTCAGCAACGCCAGCGTGCTCCTCGTCCTCTATTTCGGCGGCCTTCTGACCATGCACCAGGCCCTGACTGCGGGTGATTTCGTGGCGTTCATGGCTTACCTGCACCTGCTTACATGGCCCATGATGGCTTTCGGATGGGTGGCCAATCTGTTCCAACGGGGTCTGACGAGCCTGCAACGCATTCAGGAGCTTCTTGCGGACCGGGCGGCTTTGGAAGATCCGCCGCGCCCCGTTCGCCTTCCGACAGCGCCTTTTACCCTTCAGCTTCACGGCTGCACCTTTGCGTACCCCGCCATGGAAACTCCGGCGCTTCAGGATTGTTCCGTTACCCTTACCCCTGGCATCACGGGCCTT
The Desulfosoma caldarium genome window above contains:
- a CDS encoding queuosine precursor transporter codes for the protein MEDKSQKAFLILNSLFVGSLVIASVLASKIITVFGLVVPAGVLAYCVTFVVTDVIGELWGREKAKTVVLGGFVALVFSLLLVRLALMWPSAPFWPHEPAFRTVLDSTSRIIVASFGAYLLSQYHDVWVFHLLRRLSGGKHLWLRNNASTAVSQLIDTVVFITIAFYGVMPIAPLILGQWIIKLGIAFLDTPVIYAVVWVLKTRRWAPAGSVLPTPSTR
- a CDS encoding ABC transporter ATP-binding protein, encoding MMGQGPQKPGEHQLKRAWVFLKPLVGRYAWRLVFGFLCLAVVDLLQLWIPRVMKHAVDGVSTGEDSGWLAVRVAQIVVLALIIAVLRYFWRYFLLGFSRLLEKDIRRTMLAHVLTLDRTALHGRSPGDILALSGNDLASVQLAAGMGLVAFVDAIFMSLAALAFMAALHGTLTAVAVAPLPFLALATRSLSGRLHARFVKVQEKFSELTECARTTLTSIRLFKAYNQEESQTARFDALGRAYVHHNLRAAIVEGTLFPFAGLVSNASVLLVLYFGGLLTMHQALTAGDFVAFMAYLHLLTWPMMAFGWVANLFQRGLTSLQRIQELLADRAALEDPPRPVRLPTAPFTLQLHGCTFAYPAMETPALQDCSVTLTPGITGLVGPTGAGKSTLCAILTRLYPVPRGAYTVNGCDVNDLGIADLRSLMAYVPQEGVLFSDTVAANIAFGKPDATLEEIQAVARAAVIHDEIVAMASGYETRLGEKGVRLSGGQRQRIALARALLLDRPILIIDDALSAVDTETEQRILKELAKRCQGKTCLIISHRIAQLADAHRLLVMDNGRIVDSGSHHDLLQRNPFYRTIHQHQTRMSCAR